In Chromobacterium rhizoryzae, one genomic interval encodes:
- a CDS encoding VOC family protein, producing the protein MTLTPQPNLQLLYATDIQRSAALYRRLFAADPVFVSPRYVAFSAGGEALFALWSGGDAPHADVPRFVEAGIMLASGEAVDQLYQVWRNDPDLRIAQPPSTEVFGRTFLMLDPDGHRLRVCQRD; encoded by the coding sequence ATGACCTTGACCCCCCAACCCAATCTGCAATTGCTGTATGCGACGGATATCCAGCGCTCCGCCGCGCTGTACCGCCGTTTGTTCGCCGCCGATCCGGTGTTCGTCAGCCCGCGTTACGTCGCCTTCAGCGCCGGCGGCGAGGCGCTGTTCGCCCTGTGGAGCGGCGGGGACGCGCCGCATGCCGACGTCCCGAGATTCGTCGAAGCCGGTATCATGCTGGCATCCGGCGAGGCGGTGGACCAGCTCTATCAGGTCTGGCGGAACGATCCCGATCTGCGCATCGCGCAGCCGCCGAGCACCGAGGTCTTCGGCCGCACTTTCCTGATGCTGGATCCGGACGGGCATCGGCTCCGGGTGTGCCAGCGGGACTGA
- a CDS encoding MFS transporter — protein MSVSPSSSSSSSAALAGLALSILLASLGASVANVGLPALAAAFRISFQQAQWVVLAYLLLITLASVNAGRLGDQFGRRRALLAGIALFVAASAGCGAADAFWALIAGRALQGVGAALMLALGMAFVADIAPQGEVGRAMGLLGAMSAVGTALGPSLGGALIAGFGWRAMFWPMLPLGALAFGLIWRSVPAPSGPAAERVGFDLAGSGWLALTLAAYALGLTLKPDHAQGGFGALNAVLLLTAVVGGRAFLRAESKAASPLLNLALLRDPALAAGLLGNALVSTVMMATLVVGPFYLARGLGLDAAGVGLAMSLGPLVAALSGVPAGRMVDRYGSDIAARSGLAGIGAGALALALLPASLGLAGYLLPLTLITAAYALFQAANNTQALTGAAARQRGLVSGLLSLSRNLGLITGASLMGAVFAAASGAADIAAAAPQQVAAGARAAFGLAAALMLLALLASAHGRRKAALC, from the coding sequence ATGTCTGTTTCTCCATCCTCTTCGTCTTCTTCCTCCGCCGCGCTGGCCGGCCTGGCGCTGTCTATCCTGCTGGCCTCGCTGGGCGCCAGCGTGGCCAACGTCGGCCTGCCGGCCTTGGCCGCGGCCTTTCGGATCAGCTTCCAGCAAGCGCAATGGGTGGTGCTGGCCTATCTGTTGCTGATCACGCTGGCCAGCGTCAACGCCGGCCGGCTGGGCGATCAGTTCGGCCGCCGGCGCGCCTTGCTGGCCGGCATCGCCTTGTTCGTCGCGGCCTCGGCCGGCTGCGGCGCGGCCGACGCCTTCTGGGCGCTGATCGCCGGACGCGCCTTGCAGGGCGTAGGCGCGGCCTTGATGCTGGCTCTGGGCATGGCTTTTGTCGCGGACATCGCCCCGCAGGGCGAAGTGGGGCGGGCGATGGGATTGTTGGGCGCCATGTCCGCCGTCGGCACCGCGCTGGGCCCGTCGCTGGGCGGCGCGCTGATCGCGGGCTTTGGCTGGCGCGCGATGTTCTGGCCGATGTTGCCGCTGGGCGCGCTGGCTTTCGGCCTGATCTGGCGCAGCGTGCCGGCGCCAAGCGGCCCCGCCGCCGAGCGCGTCGGTTTCGACCTCGCCGGCAGCGGCTGGCTGGCGCTGACCCTGGCCGCCTACGCGCTGGGCTTGACCCTGAAGCCCGATCACGCCCAGGGGGGCTTCGGCGCGCTCAACGCCGTCTTGTTGCTGACGGCCGTCGTCGGCGGCCGCGCCTTCTTGCGGGCCGAGTCCAAGGCCGCCTCGCCCTTGCTGAACCTGGCTCTGCTAAGAGACCCGGCGCTGGCCGCCGGTCTGCTCGGCAACGCCCTGGTGTCCACGGTGATGATGGCCACCCTGGTGGTGGGGCCGTTCTATCTGGCGCGGGGGCTGGGCCTGGACGCCGCCGGCGTCGGCCTGGCGATGTCGCTGGGGCCGCTGGTGGCGGCCTTGAGCGGCGTGCCGGCCGGGCGGATGGTGGACCGCTATGGCTCGGACATCGCGGCGCGTTCCGGCCTGGCGGGCATAGGCGCGGGCGCGCTGGCGCTGGCCTTGCTGCCGGCCAGCCTGGGCCTGGCCGGCTATCTGTTGCCGCTGACCCTGATCACCGCCGCCTACGCCTTGTTCCAGGCCGCCAACAACACTCAGGCGCTGACCGGCGCCGCGGCGCGGCAGCGCGGCCTGGTGTCCGGCCTGCTCAGTCTGTCGCGCAATCTGGGTTTGATCACCGGCGCGTCCTTGATGGGCGCGGTGTTCGCCGCGGCCAGCGGAGCCGCGGACATCGCCGCCGCTGCGCCGCAGCAAGTGGCCGCCGGCGCGCGCGCCGCTTTTGGGCTGGCGGCGGCGCTGATGCTGCTGGCGCTGTTGGCGTCGGCGCATGGGCGCAGAAAAGCCGCGCTCTGCTGA
- a CDS encoding LysR family transcriptional regulator — MPIPDLNLLITLDALLNEGSVARAARRLQLSPSAMSRALARLREVTGDPLLVRAGRGLTPTPRALELRERVHALVLDAESALRPAGTLRLDRLQRSFTLRCSDGFVENFGPRLLARLQGEAPGVRLHFLPKRDKDNAPLRDGAVDLDTGVVGHEAGPELRVRMLFRDRFVGVVRAGHPLAADAVDIARYAAGRHVLVARRGGLVGPVDEALNAQGLRRDVAVTVGGFAAALALARASDLIATVPERHTGHLRAGLHSFALPLAVAEITISMIWHPRLDADPAQQWLRACVKAVCDEQLAAEAAV, encoded by the coding sequence ATGCCCATACCCGATCTCAATCTGCTGATCACCCTGGACGCGCTGCTGAACGAAGGCAGCGTGGCCCGCGCCGCGCGCCGCCTGCAGCTCAGCCCCTCGGCGATGAGCCGCGCGCTGGCGCGCTTGCGCGAGGTCACCGGCGACCCGCTGCTGGTGCGCGCCGGCCGCGGCCTGACGCCGACGCCGCGCGCGCTGGAACTGCGCGAACGGGTGCACGCGCTGGTGCTGGACGCGGAAAGCGCGCTGCGCCCGGCCGGAACGCTGCGGCTGGACCGCTTGCAACGCAGCTTCACCCTGCGCTGCAGCGACGGTTTCGTCGAAAACTTCGGCCCGCGGCTGCTGGCGCGGCTGCAAGGCGAGGCGCCGGGCGTGCGTCTGCATTTCCTGCCCAAGCGCGACAAGGACAACGCGCCGCTGCGCGACGGCGCGGTGGATCTGGACACCGGCGTGGTGGGCCACGAAGCCGGGCCGGAGTTGCGGGTGCGCATGTTGTTCCGCGACCGCTTCGTCGGCGTGGTGCGCGCCGGCCATCCGCTGGCGGCCGACGCCGTCGACATCGCCCGCTACGCCGCCGGCCGCCATGTGTTGGTGGCCCGCCGCGGCGGGCTGGTCGGGCCGGTGGACGAGGCCCTGAACGCGCAGGGGCTGCGCCGCGACGTCGCGGTCACCGTGGGCGGCTTCGCCGCCGCGCTGGCGCTGGCGCGCGCCAGCGATTTGATCGCCACCGTGCCGGAGCGCCACACCGGCCATCTGCGCGCCGGCCTGCACAGCTTCGCGCTGCCGCTGGCGGTGGCGGAGATCACCATTTCCATGATCTGGCATCCGCGCCTGGACGCGGACCCGGCGCAGCAATGGCTGCGCGCCTGCGTCAAGGCGGTGTGCGATGAACAATTGGCGGCGGAAGCCGCCGTTTGA
- a CDS encoding protease inhibitor I42 family protein — protein MVTSFCLIPATCFSSEKGAQMKSDSFGYYDLNIGDYSVPEQHHDLPKEGNGHIEVNLDRIFSITFPDNPSTGASWGLRTLPAELMFLSSSHKPSDKCGVVNNEGVPPVGCGGFTSYIFKALEKGTGTVRFEYGQQWSKGAKKVITVKVTVK, from the coding sequence ATGGTCACATCTTTTTGCTTAATTCCGGCAACTTGCTTTTCTTCTGAGAAAGGGGCTCAAATGAAATCAGATTCATTCGGCTATTATGATTTAAATATTGGCGATTATTCAGTGCCTGAACAACATCACGACCTGCCTAAAGAAGGGAATGGCCATATTGAAGTCAACTTGGATCGTATTTTTTCGATTACCTTTCCTGACAATCCCTCAACAGGAGCCTCTTGGGGCTTAAGGACACTTCCTGCGGAATTGATGTTTCTGAGTTCCAGCCATAAACCATCTGACAAATGCGGCGTCGTCAACAATGAGGGCGTGCCGCCAGTTGGATGTGGCGGGTTTACAAGCTATATATTTAAAGCGTTAGAAAAAGGAACCGGGACAGTAAGATTTGAGTATGGTCAACAGTGGAGCAAGGGCGCTAAAAAAGTCATAACGGTAAAAGTTACTGTTAAATAA
- a CDS encoding PhzF family phenazine biosynthesis protein has protein sequence MKIPIYQVDAFCDAVFHGNPAAVCPLPAWLPDAALQAIAMENNLSETAFLVAEGERMALRWFTPTTEVDLCGHATLASAWVLFHELGWRGERIVFQTRSGELTARRDGERIELRFPAVTPRPCAEPPGLLAALGLDAGQVLAADDYIVVLDDAARLAALRPDFQRLRGLPKRGVAVTARGADCDFVSRWFGPGVGVDEDPVTGSAHCWLAPYWAGVLGKTRLQARQGGARRGSLECRLEGAEVALLGQARLYLRGEIYV, from the coding sequence ATGAAGATTCCCATCTACCAGGTGGACGCGTTCTGCGACGCGGTGTTCCACGGCAATCCGGCGGCGGTGTGTCCCTTGCCGGCCTGGCTGCCGGACGCCGCGCTGCAAGCCATCGCCATGGAAAACAATCTGTCCGAGACCGCCTTCCTGGTGGCGGAGGGCGAACGAATGGCGCTGCGCTGGTTCACGCCCACCACCGAGGTGGATTTGTGCGGTCACGCCACGCTGGCCAGCGCCTGGGTCTTGTTCCATGAGTTGGGCTGGCGCGGCGAACGCATCGTCTTCCAGACCCGCAGCGGCGAATTGACGGCGCGGCGCGACGGCGAGCGCATCGAGCTGCGCTTCCCCGCGGTGACGCCGCGCCCCTGCGCCGAGCCGCCCGGCCTGCTGGCGGCGCTGGGCCTGGACGCCGGCCAGGTGCTGGCCGCCGACGATTACATCGTGGTGCTGGACGACGCGGCGCGGCTGGCGGCGCTGCGGCCGGACTTCCAGCGGCTGCGCGGCTTGCCCAAGCGCGGGGTGGCGGTGACCGCGCGCGGCGCGGACTGCGATTTCGTCAGCCGCTGGTTCGGCCCCGGCGTCGGCGTCGACGAAGACCCGGTCACCGGCTCGGCCCACTGCTGGCTGGCGCCGTACTGGGCCGGCGTGCTGGGCAAGACCCGCTTGCAGGCGCGCCAGGGCGGCGCGCGCCGCGGCAGCCTGGAATGCCGGCTGGAAGGCGCGGAAGTGGCTTTGCTGGGGCAGGCGCGGCTGTATCTGAGGGGCGAGATTTACGTTTAG
- a CDS encoding helix-turn-helix transcriptional regulator, whose amino-acid sequence MEDPKPAADPAQAEKQAVLRALSAAVKLVGAMVDAHTEVVLHDLSRPERSVVAIENGHVSGRRLGDAILGGPAGDRGFAAIEQAMRQGGAEPALVSGYHTLSRDGRRLLSASAVFKTAAGEPFAALCLNSDRSQLEAALACLQALAGRAPPPPPAAPEPPAMDEAMQDIIAQALERGGKPLARMKKADKKQAVAQMLEQGLFIVKGGVERAAEALGVSRYTVYNYLDEIRGDAREDKA is encoded by the coding sequence ATGGAAGACCCGAAACCGGCGGCCGATCCGGCCCAGGCGGAAAAACAGGCGGTGCTGCGCGCCTTGAGCGCCGCGGTCAAATTGGTGGGGGCCATGGTGGACGCGCACACCGAGGTGGTGCTGCATGATCTGAGCCGGCCGGAGCGCTCCGTCGTCGCCATCGAGAACGGCCATGTGTCCGGCCGCCGTCTAGGGGACGCCATCCTGGGCGGCCCGGCCGGCGACCGCGGCTTCGCCGCCATCGAACAGGCGATGCGTCAGGGCGGCGCGGAACCGGCGCTGGTGTCCGGCTACCACACCCTGAGCCGCGACGGCCGGCGGCTGCTGTCCGCCAGCGCCGTCTTCAAGACCGCCGCCGGCGAACCCTTCGCCGCGCTGTGCCTGAACAGCGACCGCAGCCAGCTGGAAGCGGCGCTGGCCTGCCTGCAGGCGCTGGCGGGCCGCGCGCCGCCGCCGCCTCCGGCCGCGCCGGAGCCGCCGGCCATGGACGAGGCGATGCAGGACATCATCGCCCAGGCGCTGGAGCGCGGCGGCAAGCCGCTGGCGCGGATGAAAAAGGCGGACAAGAAACAGGCGGTGGCGCAGATGCTGGAGCAGGGCCTGTTCATCGTCAAAGGCGGGGTGGAGCGCGCGGCGGAGGCGCTGGGCGTCAGCCGCTACACCGTCTACAACTATCTGGACGAAATCCGCGGCGATGCGCGGGAGGACAAGGCATGA